The Astatotilapia calliptera chromosome 17, fAstCal1.2, whole genome shotgun sequence genome has a segment encoding these proteins:
- the LOC113009434 gene encoding pollen-specific leucine-rich repeat extensin-like protein 2, translating to MDPATHNPSAELREDLIYTVEYHCQEWEALPGDEHREVVAARLQRMVSGLPWLFGALHPHIRDFLVSTVGVRPELPLQCEGSEDVQSGPLEDSRPGSSPPPSRRKRRSRRRRPNVSEQTPGVRNTSEMNSEFEYDCVSRAHNVPKFTSAPFKHETEFITPPETAVHAELKNPGTVSSMRVIPEAINSVSETATPNMDSLRPTELPGVTRHESLLAARPEAQSPPPPHSASLPIPVQSPVSPVQPPLAQSPTQPPAPQPSLPLVHSPVKSLTPLPTPLSPQPLLQPSEQPPVQTSVQPPVQTSVQPPVQTSVQPPVQTSVQLPVLVQHCSTAELAAPVGESDCESHTQPKLSGPGPHDCSTTVSNSVLPAIVLPDLDNSATVCLDSKDVIPSDTLVPNYSPTALPSDLCVPKQSGSCNARSISSELASINVSPVELAEPKTVILHQTHRHTATSIAAPQNHFTQPVRSEVSQSELSHTPPSSAQDVTVHAEEHKPPETVCSIADAPSSDCFMFQPVLSLDISDIPQPTPQLAIALSASQIVTENETCVAEQAKAVVFSVPQLERANSDAACVNSALPLPAKHKTACPVQPQLGSPEPEVSAPAGSASVSTVGSGEPLQPPLPMPVMSPPTTMLPQATACVARIKNRYC from the exons ATGGACCCAGCAACTCACAACCCCTCCGCTGAGCTCCGGGAGGATTTGATCTATACGGTGGAGTACCACTGTCAGGAGTGGGAGGCGCTGCCAGGAGACGAACACCGGGAGGTCGTAGCCGCCCGTCTACAGCGGATGGTGTCCGGACTCCCGTGGCTGTTCGGCGCGCTGCACCCCCACATCCGGGACTTCCTTGTTTCCACCGTAGGCGTCCGCCCGGAGCTGCCTCTCCAGTGTGAGGGGTCGGAGGACGTTCAGTCCGGTCCGCTGGAGGATTCGCGGCCCGGCTCATCTCCTCCCCCCTCTCGGCGAAAACGGCGCTCACGCCGCCGCCGCCCTAACGTTTCTGAGCAAACTCCGGGG GTCCGTAACACATCAGAAATGAATAGCGagtttgaatatgactgtgtttccaGGGCTCATAATGTTCCTAAGTTCACCTCCGCACCTTTTAAGCACGAGACTGAGTTTATTACCCCCCCAGAGACTGCTGTTCATGCTGAATTAAAGAATCCTGGCACTGTAAGCTCCATGCGCGTCATCCCAGAGGCCATTAACTCCGTGTCTG AGACTGCTACTCCTAACATGGACAGCTTAAGGCCTACAGAGTTGCCAGGAGTGACTCGCCATGAATctctgttagccgcccggcccgaagctcAGTCGCCACCTCCACCACATTCCGCCTCGCTTCCCATA ccagtgcagtctccagtgtccccagtgcagcctccgTTAGCGCAGTCACCCACTCAACCACCAGCACCACAACCGTCACTACCTCTAGTTCATTCCCCTGTGAAGTCATTAACTCCACTACCTACTCCACTCTCACCACAACCATTGCTACAGCCATCAGAGCAGCCCCCTGTGCAGACTTCAGTGCAGCCCCCTGTGCAGACTTCAGTGCAGCCCCCTGTGCAGACTTCAGTGCAGCCCCCTGTGCAGACTTCAGTGCAGCTCCCTGTGCTGGTTCAGCACTGCAGTACAGCTGAGCTGGCTGCACCCGTAGGAGAGAGTGACTGTGAGTCACACACTCAGCCCAAGTTGTCTGGTCCCGGACCCCATGACTGTTCCACCACTGTGAGTAACTCTGTTTTGCCTGCCATTGTGTTGCCTGACTTGGATAACTCCGCCACTGTGTGTTTGGACTCTAAAGACGTTATTCCGAGTGACACCTTGGTGCCAAACTATTCACCGACCGCCCTACCTAGCGATCTTTGTGTTCCAAAGCAATCGGGTTCTTGTAACGCTCGCAGCATTTCCTCTGAGTTAGCCAGTATAAACGTTTCACCCGTAGAGTTAGCGGAACCAAAGACTGTTATTCTACACCAGACTCACCGACATACTGCTACTAGCATTGCAGCACCGCAGAACCATTTTACTCAGCCTGTACGTTCTGAGGTTTCTCAGTCTGAGCTCAGCCACACACCCCCATCATCAGCTCAGGATGTAACAGTGCATGCTGAGGAGCACAAACCCCCTGAAACCGTGTGTTCCATTGCTGATGCTCCTTCTAGTGACTGTTTCATGTTCCAGCCTGTTTTGTCTTtagacatttctgacattcCCCAGCCAACTCCTCAACTAGCCATTGCTCTCTCGGCTTCTCAAATAGTTACTGAGAACGAGACCTGTGTTGCTGAGCAAGCCAAGGCTGTGGTTTTTTCTGTGCCACAACTCGAAAGAGCTAACTCAGACGCCGCCTGTGTAAACTCTGCTTTGCCCTTGCCTGCTAAGCATAAGACTGCTTGCCCTGTGCAGCCACAGTTAGGGTCCCCTGAGCCAGAAGTCTCCGCACCTGCTGGCTCTGCATCCGTCTCCACTgtgggttcaggagaacctctCCAGCCGCcactc